A region from the Linepithema humile isolate Giens D197 chromosome 1, Lhum_UNIL_v1.0, whole genome shotgun sequence genome encodes:
- the nej gene encoding histone lysine acetyltransferase CREBBP isoform X16 produces MADHLVDGPPPKRPKLDPFQGPSDSTVGMAPLMMHHAYTNYGGGGSNIQQIQGPPQQLHLQQHQMQQWNNSLQKRNYITNPDTMFDIENDLPDDLLSSGSWGSATESTKPPATGPGPGQQNGALDSELRQHVQQQQLSHHLIQQQVCVKGNKNLVANSLVMAAGTLGNKSPNMQSPPNVSVSKGVVDPQMVVSLGNLPSSIASSLANNQMSIANSMGSLQSSMSMAGSNPAMSMPGGMNSGLVMTSTASGNNNMGGMAGGSLIVTNSLNKQPLNTVTMMGPNTQAIHHPSGPQGVTQMQNGPGMMNTRAVAMQQQQQAHMVGPARGQSPHQQVHQVGIVGPNQGPRMQGPPNMANMPNMGQIGASSPYGYGNPSSGGPGPGVTVCANNPIGVVKPQQKGVGTNMTAMQAAAASRFTGTAGPIGTPNVVGGQEGGTATQQAQPSAPSPAQPQSGAPTGGQPGPQQATQGQMTGTGAPTGPTKSTPDPEKCRLIQQQLVLLLHAHKCQRRENAQANGEIRQCNLPDCKTMKNVLNHMTSCQAGKNCTVAHCSMSRQIISHWKHCNRGDCPVCLPIKQANKNRTNSVQVSAIQPNNQPNPSPSEMRRAYDALGIQCPTTTPGLLPGQGVGRGVRMPAPGMAGPPGTLGNVRLPQPQTQTASGQSVVGAGQQVVAPNVSLPLNSDPSTVGVAGNQTAPTTGSTSAAAAAAANIQQSVNMQTLFGLNESGQPSVIGAENRLANLQLPPGCVPPGQVTAQPVQGTKEWHLSVTPDLRNHLVHKLVQAIFPTPDPQAMLDKRMHNLVAYARKVEGDMYEMANSRSEYYHLLAEKIYKIQKELDEKRQKRKEQQQLQQAQQQQQQPQPPQPAGTSGPGLRPCAPPNVGAVLPGSSKPVGTVPPTLRSHSPSMGQLGTIPAMAIQQHSRMQFPQQQQAQQQQQAQQQQQQQQQVQAQQQIQQQQQQQQQQGILVGPPGPSPNGQSTSNTNMVPNPGLSPFGQPQMSQANLTTTTASNNAMTSQFSTSNGTATGLPNTSPIQNQHQFPDLMKVRLAQAQVQAAQQQQQQQQQQQQQQQQQQQQQQQSQNQQSQPASTPSQVGTPVSSIPQAPSPFSGMQQPSAQQQQQQQPPNQQFPTRPLSASTPNDNGIAASTPQTIPPPASSGPSPTGSVSATTTGTTNGPQSTTSTPNTPLVPSLMTPNQTVSSASNQTPPHSGPTPSPAGLASLGKGMTSQERAALNTPRNTSMSSQMAAITAALDRDNSPSPPMSNNKGKLDSIKEEVTIKMEIKQEPEEPQNHRMDGGKSVNNEIIIKTEPKTEPMEEGSNEAIVKEEPASIKEESMTPVSSQDASASDIKPMVPEPIQPSGTSTDKKKCLFKPDELRQALMPTLEKLYRQDPESIPFRQPVDPQALGIPDYPTIVKKPMDLSTIKKKLDTEKYSDPWEYVDDVWMMFDNAWLYNRKTSRVYRYCTKLSEVFEQEIDPVMQALGYCCGRKYTFNPQVLCCYGKQLCTIPRDAKYYSYQNSSLKGIGLLSDRYTFCQKCFNDIPGDTVTLGDDPTQPQTAIKKEQFQEMKNDHLELEPFVTCTDCGRRVHQICVLHMETIWPLGFTCDNCLKKKGQKRKENKFNAKRLPVTKLGTYIETRVNNFLKKKEAGAGEVAIRVVASSDKVVEVKPGMRSRFVENGDMPGEFPYRAKALFAFEEVDGTDVCFFGMHVQEYGSECTPPNTRRVYIAYLDSVHFFRPRQFRTAVYHEILLGYLDYAKQLGYTMAHIWACPPSEGDDYIFHCHPAEQKIPKPKRLQEWYKKMLDKGMVERIVLDYKDILKQAMEDRLSSAADLPYFEGDFWPNVLEESIKELDQEEEEKRKQAEAAEAAAAAANAIFSLSEDSETPDGKKKGQKKAKKSNKSKANQRKNSKKSNTPQTGNDLSAKIFATMEKHKEVFFVIRLHSAQSAASLAPIQDPDPVINCDLMDGRDAFLTMARERHYEFSSLRRAKFSSMSMLYELHNQGQDKFVYTCNNCKSHVETRYHCTVCDDFDLCVSCKDKDGHPHPMEKLGFDLDDGSSPADAKQTNPQEARKLSIQRCIQSLVHACQCRDANCRLPSCQKMKRVVMHTKNCKRKTNGGCPICKQLIALCCYHAKHCQETKCLVPFCSNIKHKIKQQQLQQRLQQAQLLRRRMAVMNTRPTGPVAAMQAGQQTSNVAMATGVAMKPGVSTSNLPSPHQPGIGLKPGTQTPPAHVLQVVKQVQEEAARQQAPHVGYGKVTPGAGVGVGVGVGQTGGVMPPPQMQRPLPVQMPNPGGTHLIPMDQWTPSRYQPNAVMQQNPNLARQQTPQQLMQQQQQHQAQPGMGMSAQMPRQPGVIGPVGQVGPQPNMQKHALQQLMQTLRSPQSTEQQAQILQILKSNPPLMAAFIKQRALVHQQQPGQHGGGVGGPLGPNQPQQQQQPGLQHMMSQQQQPQQQQQQQQPQQQGRLQIQTMLTPQAQQQQQPVQQQTQWYKQQMLVQQMQRQQQAQQQQQQQQQQQQQQQQQQQQQQQQQQQQQQQQQQQQQPFTQPPAPPYGQQRPIRPSLLGYGGFNEQGYGQPGLKPTPPPVPSPQGVMGPPGISVQQQLMQSVRSPPPIRSPQPNPSPRPVPSPRNQPVPSPRSGPVPSPHHHPPHGTPTHSPAHELGGGPSEMMLSQLSGGAGAPTGHPAAMPHHPSPAPAPTNGGADANEVTPMTPQDQLSKFVEGL; encoded by the exons ATGGCCGACCACCTGGTGGACGGCCCTCCGCCGAAGCGGCCGAAACTCGATCCGTTTCAGGGGCCATCAGACTCGACGG TGGGTATGGCGCCTTTAATGATGCACCATGCTTATACGAACTACGGGGGAGGTGGCAGTAACATTCAACAAATACAGGGTCCACCGCAGCAGCTACATCTGCAACAGCATCAGATGCAACAGTGGAACAACTCGCTCCAAAAACGAA ATTACATAACAAACCCAGACACAATgtttgatattgaaaatgatCTTCCTGATGACTTGCTGTCGTCTGGATCTTGGGGTTCCGCGACCGAGAGTACCAAGCCACCGGCAACCGGTCCAGGTCCAGGGCAGCAAAACGGTGCTCTCGACTCGGAACTCAGGCAACATGTACAGCAACAACAACTCTCTCATCATCTCATTCAGCAGCAGGTATGCGTCAAG GGCAACAAAAACTTGGTGGCGAATTCCTTGGTAATGGCTGCCGGAACATTGGGGAACAAAAGTCCGAATATGCAATCTCCGCCGAATGTTTCCGTCTCCAAAGGGGTGGTCGATCCGCAGATGGTCGTGAGTCTCGGTAATCTGCCGAGCAGTATAGCTAGTTCGTTGGCGAACAATCAAATGTCTATCGCGAATTCGATGGGCAGTTTGCAATCATCCATGAGCATGGCCGGAAGTAACCCCGCGATGTCCATGCCGGGCGGCATGAATTCCGGCTTAGTGATGACTAGTACTGCCAGCGGGAACAATAATATGGGCGGCATGGCTGGGGGAAGCTTAATAGTAACCAACAGTTTGAACAAACAACCTTTAAATACA GTAACCATGATGGGCCCTAATACTCAAGCGATACATCATCCTAGCGGACCTCAGGGGGTCACGCAAATGCAAAATGGTCCCGGGATGATGAACACGAGGGCTGTGGCGatgcagcagcaacaacaggcGCATATGGTCGGCCCGGCGAGAGGGCAGAGTCCTCATCAACAAGTCCATCAAGTTGGCATTGTCGGGCCGAATCAAGGCCCGCGAATGCAGGGTCCACCTAATATGGCGAATATGCCAAACATGGGGCAAATAGGTGCATCGAGTCCGTACGGATATG gTAATCCAAGTTCTGGTGGACCAGGACCAGGAGTAACTGTATGCGCCAATAATCCCATAGGTGTTGTCAAGCCGCAACAGAAAGGAGTGGGGACGAATATGACCGCCATGCAAGCAGCTGCTGCCAGTAGATTCACCGGAACCGCCGGTCCGATCGGCACCCCAAACGTCGTCGGTGGTCAAGAGGGTGGAACAGCGACGCAACAGGCGCAGCCATCCGCGCCGAGTCCGGCTCAACCTCAATCTGGAGCGCCGACCGGAGGACAGCCCGGTCCACAACAAGCTACTCAAGGGCAGATGACTGGCACTGGTGCTCCGACAG GACCTACGAAATCCACGCCTGATCCCGAAAAATGCAGACTTATTCAGCAACAATTGGTATTACTTTTACACGCTCATAAGTGTCAACGGCGCGAGAACGCGCAAGCGAACGGCGAGATACGACAATGCAACTTACCAGACtgtaaaacaatgaaaaatgttttgaatcACATGACGAGCTGTCAAGCCGGCAAAAATTGTACTGTTGCACACTGTAGCATGTCCAGGCAGATCATTAGCCATTGGAAGCATTGTAATCGAGGCGATTGTCCGGTCTGCTTGCCGATAAAACAAGCGAACAAAAACAGGACTAACTCTGTACAAG TTTCTGCAATTCAACCAAATAATCAGCCAAATCCAAGTCCATCTGAGATGAGAAGGGCTTATGATGCTTTAGGTATTCAGTGTCCGACAACAACACCGGGACTCCTGCCCGGCCAAGGCGTTGGCAGAGGCGTTAGAATGCCAGCGCCTGGCATGGCAGGTCCCCCAGGGACGCTGGGCAATGTTAGATTACCGCAACCTCAAACACAAA CTGCGTCTGGACAGTCCGTAGTCGGTGCTGGGCAACAAGTAGTCGCTCCAAACGTATCTCTTCCTTTAAATTCCGATCCTAGTACGGTCGGGGTAGCCGGCAATCAGACGGCACCGACGACCGGATCCACGTCCGCCGCGGCGGCCGCCGCCGCTAATATACAGCAGTCCGTCAATATGCAAACGTTATTCGGATTAAACGAATCTGGACAACCGAGCGTGATAGGCGCGGAGAATAGATTAGCGAATTTGCAGCTTCCACCTGGTTGTGTTCCGCCTGGTCAGGTGACGGCTCAGCCAGTGCAAGGAACAAAGGAGTGGCATCTGTCCGTTACTCCGGATCTCAGGAATCACCTCGTTCATAAATT GGTCCAAGCGATATTCCCAACTCCCGATCCGCAAGCCATGCTCGATAAAAGAATGCACAACTTGGTTGCATACGCGAGAAAAGTGGAGGGTGATATGTATGAAATGGCTAATTCGCGTTCGgaatattatcatttattagcCGAAAAGATTTATAAGATTCAGAAGGAACTCG ATGAGAAACGACAAAAACGGAAGGAACAGCAACAATTGCAACAAgcgcaacagcagcagcaacaaccaCAACCGCCACAACCAGCAGGCACATCCGGTCCTGGATTAAGGCCATGCGCACCTCCCAATGTTGGAGCTGTTTTACCAGGGTCATCGAAACCCGTCGGAACAGTACCACCTACTCTACGGAGTCATTCGCCAAGTATGGGTCAACTCGGAACGATACCAGCGATGGCCATTCAACAACACAGCAGAATGCAGTTTCCTCAGCAACAACAAgctcagcagcagcagcaagctcaacagcagcaacagcagcagcagcaagtTCAAGCTCAGCAGCAGatacaacagcagcagcagcaacaacaacagcaaGGCATCTTAGTGGGTCCTCCCGGTCCCAGTCCGAATGGACAGTCTACATCCAACACTAATATGGTACCGAATCCCGGCCTCAGCCCATTCGGACAGCCTCAGATGTCTCAGGCTAATCTCACGACCACCACCGCGTCCAACAATGCGATGACTAGTCAATTCTCGACGTCCAACGGTACGGCCACCGGTTTACCCAACACCTCTCCCATCCAAAATCAGCATCAATTCCCCGACCTGATGAAGGTCCGATTGGCACAAGCTCAGGTTCAGGCTGcgcaacagcaacaacagcaacagcagcagcagcaacaacaacagcagcaacaacaacaacaacaacaacaatcGCAGAATCAGCAGTCGCAACCAGCGAGCACTCCGAGTCAGGTCGGCACTCCGGTATCGTCGATCCCGCAAGCACCGTCGCCGTTCAGCGGCATGCAGCAACCAAGCgcgcaacagcagcagcaacaacagccgCCGAATCAGCAGTTCCCCACGCGACCATTGTCAGCCTCGACGCCCAATGACAACGGCATTGCCGCGTCGACGCCGCAAACGATACCGCCGCCTGCGTCAAGCGGACCGAGTCCAACGGGCAGTGTAtccgcgacgacgacgggaaCGACGAACGGACCTCAGTCGACCACCTCCACGCCGAACACGCCGCTCGTACCATCGCTAATGACACCGAATCAGACGGTATCGTCCGCGTCCAACCAAACGCCGCCGCATTCGGGCCCCACCCCGTCCCCGGCCGGTCTCGCGAGTCTCGGCAAAGGTATGACCTCGCAAGAACGGGCGGCGTTGAATACTCCGCGCAACACATCCATGTCCTCGCAGATGGCCGCCATCACGGCGGCATTGGATCGTGATAACTCTCCGAGTCCACCGATGAGCAACAACAAGGGCAAATTGGACTCCATTAAAGAGGAGGTCACCATAAAAATGGAGATCAAGCAGGAGCCGGAGGAGCCGCAGAATCATCGAATGGACGGCGGTAAGAGCGTGAATAACGAGATCATCATTAAGACCGAGCCGAAGACCGAGCCGATGGAGGAAGGTTCGAATGAGGCGATCGTGAAGGAAGAGCCTGCTAGCATCAAGGAGGAGAGTATGACGCCGGTGTCCAGTCAAGACGCGTCCGCGTCCGATATCAAGCCGATGGTGCCAGAACCGATacagccgagcggcacgtccACCGACAAGAAGAAGTGCTTGTTCAAACCGGACGAATTGCGTCAGGCGTTGATGCCGACGTTGGAGAAGCTATACCGACAGGATCCCGAGTCCATACCGTTTCGGCAACCCGTGGATCCCCAAGCGCTGGGTATACCGGATTATCCGACCATCGTGAAGAAGCCGATGGATCTGTCGACGATCAAGAAGAAACTCGACACGGAAAAGTACAGCGATCCGTGGGAGTACGTTGACGACGTGTGGATGATGTTCGACAACGCTTGGCTCTACAACCGCAAGACTTCTCGAGTCTACAGATACTGCACCAAG CTTTCGGAAGTGTTCGAGCAAGAGATAGATCCTGTAATGCAGGCTTTGGGATATTGTTGCGGCAGGAAGTACACGTTCAATCCGCAGGTGCTCTGCTGTTACGGCAAGCAGCTTTGCACGATACCCAGGGATGCGAAATATTATTCGTACCAGAACAG CAGTCTAAAGGGAATTGGTCTTCTGTCCGACAGATACACCTTCTGTCAGAAATGTTTCAACGACATTCCTGGTGACACAGTGACGTTGGGAGATGATCCAACACAGCCTCAAAC TGCCATCAAAAAGGAACAGTTCCAAGAGATGAAGAATGACCATTTAGAATTGGAACCTTTTGTAACCTGTACAGACTGTGGTAGGAGAGTGCACCAAATTTGTGTGCTCCATATGGAAACCATCTGGCCCTTAgg atttACCTGTGATAattgtttgaagaaaaagggaCAGAAACGcaaagagaataaatttaacgCCAAACGATTGCCCGTGACGAAGCTCGGCACATATATCGAGACGCGCGTGAATAATTTCCTAAAGAAAAAGGAAGCGGGCGCCGGTGAGGTAGCTATTAGAGTGGTCGCGTCCAGCGACAAAGTGGTCGAGGTTAAACCCGGCATGCGAAGTAGATTTGTTGAGAACGGCGACATGCCCGGCGAATTTCCTTACCGCGCGAAAGCGTTGTTTGCATTTGAGGAGGTCGACGGCACCGACGTCTGTTTTTTCGGCATGCATGTGCAAGAATACGGAAGCGAGTGCACACCGCCGAACACCAGACGGGTTTACATCGCATATTTGGACTCGGTCCACTTCTTCCGGCCTAGACAATTCCGAACGGCTGTGTATCATGAGATTCTTCTCGGATATCTCGATTATGCGAAGCAACTTGG ATATACGATGGCTCACATTTGGGCGTGTCCACCTTCCGAAGGTGACGATTATATCTTCCACTGCCATCCCGCAGAACAAAAAATACCAAAGCCTAAACGATTGCAGGAATGGTATAAGAAGATGCTGGACAAGGGAATGGTTGAGAGAATCGTTCTCGACTATAAG GATATCTTAAAACAAGCTATGGAAGATAGGCTTTCGTCTGCGGCGGACTTGCCATATTTTGAAGGCGATTTCTGGCCCAACGTTCTGGAGGAAAGTATTAAAGAATTAGAtcaggaagaggaagagaagcGCAAACAAGCTGAAGCAGCAGAAGCCGCTGCTGCAGCAGCAAATGCG ATTTTTTCGCTCTCCGAGGATTCGGAAACTCCAGACGGTAAAAAGAAAGGTCAGAAGAAGGCGAAGAAATCCAACAAGTCCAAAGCGAATCAAAGGAAGAATAGCAAGAAATCGAATACTCCTCAAACCGGCAACGATCTGTCTGCCAAAATCTTTGCGACTATGGAAAAGCACAAAGAAGTATTTTTCGTCATCAGGCTACATAGCGCGCAAAGTGCAGCCAGTTTAGCG CCGATCCAAGACCCCGATCCTGTTATCAATTGTGATCTCATGGATGGCCGTGACGCTTTCCTGACGATGGCTAGAGAAAGGCATTACGAGTTTTCATCACTTAGAAGGGCGAAATTCAGTTCCATGTCCATGCTTTATGAATTACACAATCAAGGCCAAGACAAGTTTGTTTACACTTGCAATAACTGCAAAAGCCATGTGGAGACCAGATACCATTGTACAGTTTGTGAT GATTTCGATTTATGTGTAAGTTGTAAAGATAAAGATGGTCATCCGCATCCTATGGAGAAACTTGGCTTTGATTTGGATGATGGTTCGTCACCGGCTGACGCCAAACAAACGAATCCACAG GAGGCCCGAAAACTGTCGATACAGAGATGCATTCAATCGTTGGTGCATGCATGTCAATGCAGAGACGCGAATTGTCGTCTGCCTAGCTGTCAGAAGATGAAGCGAGTGGTGATGCATACGAAGAACTGTAAGAGAAAGACCAATGGTGGCTGCCCGATATGTAAACAATTGATTGCTCTCTGCTGCTATCACGCGAAACACTGCCAAGAGACCAAGTGTCTTGTTCCGTTCTGCTCCAACATCAAACATAAGATAAAACAGCAGCAATTGCAACAACGACTGCAGCAGGCACAACTACTCAG GAGGCGAATGGCTGTGATGAACACGAGGCCGACCGGACCTGTGGCCGCAATGCAGGCCGGCCAACAAACCTCGAATGTCGCCATGGCGACCGGAGTTGCCATGAAACCGGGCGTCAGTACCTCGAATCTACCGTCGCCGCATCAACCGGGTATTGGGTTGAAGCCCGGTACGCAAACGCCTCCCGCTCATGTGTTGCAGGTTGTAAAGCAGGTTCAGGAAGAGGCAGCGAGGCAGCAAGCGCCGCACGTTGGCTACGGCAAAGTGACGCCGGGCGCCGGAGTCGGCGTGGGCGTCGGTGTCGGTCAAACCGGCGGCGTTATGCCACCACCGCAGATGCAACGACCATTACCGGTGCAGATGCCGAATCCTGGTGGGACGCATCTCATTCCGATGGATCAGTGGACACCGAG CAGGTACCAGCCGAACGCGGTGATGCAACAAAATCCGAACTTAGCGCGGCAGCAAACGCCGCAACAATTGatgcaacaacagcagcagcatcaGGCTCAACCAGGAATGGGAATGAGTGCGCAAATGCCGCGACAGCCAGGCGTGATTGGGCCGGTTGGACAGGTCGGGCCGCAACCCAATATGCAGAAGCACGCTCTTCAGCAGCTGATGCAGACCCTCAGGAGTCCACAGTCTACTGAACAGCAGGCGCAAATACTTCAAATACTCAAGAGCAATCCGCCGTTGATGGCTGCGTTTATTAAGCAACGG GCACTTGTCCATCAGCAACAACCTGGTCAGCATGGCGGGGGAGTCGGCGGTCCATTGGGTCCTAATCAACcccaacaacaacaacaacctGGTTTGCAGCATATGATGTCCCAACAGCAACagccgcagcagcagcagcagcaacagcaaccgCAGCAGCAGGGCAGATTGCAGATACAGACGATGCTGACGCCGCAggcgcagcagcagcagcagccggtGCAGCAACAGACGCAATGGTACAAGCAGCAGATGCTGGTGCAGCAGATGCAGAGGCAACAACAGGCccaacagcaacagcagcagcagcagcagcagcagcaacaacagcagcagcagcagcagcagcagcagcagcagcagcagcagcagcagcaacagcagcagcagcagcagcagccatTCACTCAACCGCCGGCGCCGCCGTATGGTCAACAACGACCGATACGGCCGTCGCTTCTCG GTTATGGCGGTTTCAACGAGCAAGGCTATGGTCAGCCGGGTCTGAAACCCACGCCACCGCCTGTACCCTCGCCGCAAGGCGTCATGGGCCCACCTGGGATCTCGGTGCAGCAACAACTGATGCAATCGGTCCGTTCGCCGCCGCCCATCCGTTCTCCACAGCCCAACCCCTCACCGCGGCCTGTTCCCTCTCCTCGTAATCAGCCGGTACCGTCGCCGCGGTCGGGTCCGGTGCCGTCGCCGCACCACCATCCGCCCCACGGCACACCCACACATTCGCCGGCACACGAGCTCGGTGGCGGTCCTAGCGAGATGATGCTCTCGCAACTAAGCGGTGGTGCTGGTGCACCCACTGGCCATCCCGCGGCCATGCCCCACCATCCCTCGCCAGCGCCGGCGCCCACGAACGGTGGTGCGGACGCTAACGAGGTGACGCCGATGACGCCACAGGATCAACTCTCCAAATTCGTCGAGGGGTTGTAG